A genomic window from Tolypothrix sp. PCC 7910 includes:
- a CDS encoding DUF2267 domain-containing protein: MTSQSQKQPSFLDKVLERSSLQSLNDAQRATNIVFRILRDMMLNKTSDQIEKDLKERTPESEQEVIDLWQDPNVMVAFFSRISPVQKLHIKPGTFMLRLQQEGALPDGVRPEEVTKAVFSATREILSPERNKEIAALLPGEIQQIWEGA; this comes from the coding sequence ATGACAAGTCAATCACAAAAACAGCCATCATTCCTTGACAAAGTATTAGAACGGAGTAGTTTGCAATCGCTCAATGATGCTCAACGGGCAACTAATATAGTGTTCCGAATTTTGCGGGACATGATGTTAAATAAAACAAGTGATCAAATTGAAAAGGATCTCAAAGAAAGAACACCTGAATCTGAGCAGGAAGTGATAGACCTATGGCAAGATCCTAACGTTATGGTTGCTTTTTTCAGCCGAATTAGTCCTGTACAAAAGCTACATATTAAGCCAGGAACCTTTATGCTGCGCCTACAACAAGAAGGTGCTTTACCGGATGGGGTGCGTCCAGAGGAAGTTACCAAGGCAGTGTTCTCAGCTACTAGAGAAATTTTATCTCCAGAACGGAACAAAGAAATTGCTGCATTACTTCCAGGTGAAATTCAGCAAATTTGGGAGGGTGCTTGA
- a CDS encoding S8 family peptidase, translating into MRHEKLSPGLLLAYQDYENEGEQALTTHKRSLGIIAHKSPVKPTKSIVFLYCEPDADLSHLEQYGIRVNQASGSVRTAFLPLQALDPLSEEDVIQRIKPSRKLHLRMDVAPGKVKLPEFKNKTGLTGKGVLIGIVDSGIDPKHPAFAGRILRIWDQTLPGPGVKEGEYGAEFTGEQMTVSQDTDGHGTHVAGIAAGADGTFAGVAPEAELVIVKSDLQDAHIADAVRYVFRVATDLGRPVVLNMSLGGHADAHDGSDSLSRIIDAETGPGRIVCCAAGNEGNDNIHGQTNIAAKKSASMRFNVPLNQVGIVWLNGWYDADSELEISLRSPNGFVTPYQKIITDGNPTQEYQLPDSRVEIVTPAPDKGNGDHNFFVQIRGNGPSPVMGGIWQLRVRNTSATATRLDVWALDDHSSVFFTGKSVKDAVKIGSPGAASSAITVAAYTTKVQYTDIDNQVRDMGLEVDTMSEFSSEGPLRNDAQKPDVAAPGAMIVSALSANASLDRSMMLNSKFVAMAGTSMATPFVTGLVALLLERDPKLDPKTVKELLRKNSSIPGKPPGTFDSKWGFGVIDAANL; encoded by the coding sequence ATGAGACACGAAAAACTCTCTCCGGGGCTACTGTTGGCCTATCAAGATTATGAAAATGAAGGAGAGCAAGCTTTAACCACACATAAGCGATCGCTTGGCATAATTGCCCATAAAAGTCCTGTCAAGCCTACTAAGAGTATTGTTTTTCTCTACTGCGAACCTGATGCAGACTTAAGCCATTTAGAACAATATGGCATTCGTGTTAATCAGGCTTCTGGTAGTGTGCGGACAGCGTTTTTACCGCTACAGGCTTTAGATCCTTTATCAGAAGAAGATGTGATTCAGCGCATCAAACCTTCACGCAAACTACATCTGCGGATGGATGTGGCACCTGGAAAGGTGAAATTGCCAGAATTTAAAAACAAAACGGGATTGACTGGTAAGGGAGTACTCATTGGGATTGTCGATAGTGGCATTGATCCAAAACATCCTGCCTTTGCTGGGCGGATTTTACGCATTTGGGATCAAACTCTTCCAGGGCCAGGAGTCAAAGAAGGTGAGTACGGGGCTGAATTTACAGGCGAACAAATGACCGTCTCTCAAGATACTGACGGTCATGGTACCCATGTTGCCGGAATTGCGGCTGGTGCAGATGGAACTTTTGCAGGTGTTGCACCAGAAGCAGAATTAGTCATCGTTAAGTCAGACTTACAGGATGCCCATATTGCCGATGCTGTGCGCTATGTTTTTCGTGTAGCAACAGATTTGGGACGGCCAGTAGTGTTAAATATGAGCTTGGGTGGACACGCTGATGCCCATGATGGAAGCGACTCCCTTTCTCGAATTATTGACGCGGAAACAGGGCCTGGCAGAATTGTTTGCTGTGCTGCGGGTAACGAAGGGAACGACAACATTCACGGACAAACCAATATAGCTGCGAAAAAGTCAGCCAGTATGCGCTTTAATGTGCCTTTAAATCAAGTAGGCATAGTTTGGTTAAACGGTTGGTATGATGCCGACAGTGAATTAGAAATATCGCTGCGGAGTCCTAATGGTTTCGTCACCCCCTATCAAAAAATCATCACTGACGGTAATCCCACCCAGGAATATCAATTACCCGATTCGCGGGTAGAAATTGTGACACCAGCGCCAGATAAAGGCAACGGTGACCACAATTTCTTTGTGCAAATTCGAGGTAATGGCCCTTCGCCAGTTATGGGAGGTATTTGGCAGTTAAGAGTACGGAATACTAGTGCAACTGCCACACGCTTAGATGTATGGGCGCTTGACGATCATTCCTCAGTTTTCTTTACAGGTAAAAGTGTTAAGGATGCCGTAAAAATTGGCTCTCCGGGCGCTGCTAGTAGCGCAATTACAGTTGCAGCTTATACCACAAAAGTACAGTACACAGATATTGATAATCAAGTGCGAGATATGGGCTTAGAAGTGGATACCATGTCTGAGTTCAGTAGTGAAGGGCCACTGCGTAATGATGCCCAAAAGCCGGATGTAGCCGCACCAGGAGCGATGATTGTTTCTGCTCTGTCTGCTAATGCTAGTCTTGATCGCTCCATGATGCTCAATTCTAAATTTGTGGCGATGGCTGGTACTAGTATGGCGACACCATTCGTTACTGGTTTAGTAGCATTACTCTTAGAACGTGATCCTAAACTTGACCCAAAGACAGTAAAAGAATTACTACGTAAAAACAGTTCTATTCCTGGTAAACCCCCAGGAACTTTTGATAGTAAATGGGGTTTTGGGGTGATTGATGCCGCAAATTTGTAG
- a CDS encoding glutathione S-transferase family protein: MLTLYHAPISPNSRRVWITLIEKGLEFELVEIKLNGEQFKPDFLAINPFHHIPALVDGDFKVIESLAILDYLEAKYPNPVMLPEEPKDLAIARMVQLVTVNELLPAISTFFPQFLGLPPGDPEKIQQSQEKISVVLKFFESLLDDRPYFGSNHLTLAEVVAGTVVSLLPRVGISLSYYPKLSAWSDRLTARPSWQATQITPEMIKDFRAVVEARMAKQATS, encoded by the coding sequence ATGTTAACGCTTTATCATGCGCCGATTTCTCCTAACTCTCGTAGAGTTTGGATTACACTCATAGAAAAAGGGCTAGAGTTTGAATTAGTAGAAATCAAACTCAATGGAGAACAATTCAAACCAGATTTTTTAGCAATTAATCCTTTCCACCATATTCCAGCTTTGGTAGATGGCGATTTTAAAGTAATCGAATCATTGGCGATTCTAGATTATTTAGAAGCAAAATACCCCAATCCAGTAATGCTACCTGAAGAGCCAAAAGATTTAGCGATCGCACGGATGGTACAACTGGTAACTGTAAATGAACTTTTGCCAGCAATAAGCACGTTTTTCCCCCAGTTTCTAGGATTACCCCCAGGAGATCCAGAAAAAATCCAGCAATCCCAGGAGAAAATTTCTGTAGTGCTTAAGTTCTTTGAGAGTTTATTAGACGATCGCCCTTACTTTGGTAGTAATCACCTAACCTTAGCAGAGGTTGTTGCTGGAACTGTAGTATCTTTATTGCCTAGGGTGGGCATATCTTTAAGCTATTATCCCAAATTGAGTGCTTGGAGCGATCGCTTAACAGCACGTCCATCGTGGCAAGCTACTCAAATTACTCCAGAGATGATCAAAGATTTTAGAGCTGTTGTAGAGGCAAGAATGGCAAAGCAAGCTACAAGCTAG
- a CDS encoding DUF3288 family protein, translated as MTEASGGKDQQHPLHNRDRPTIDILLAQEATDYNLAELARLWIRYQGFPGARDIQQDLNKVLQHWGLTEAELFAKTRQLHDVGGIYKSRGKKEEQDWN; from the coding sequence ATGACTGAAGCATCTGGCGGTAAAGATCAACAGCATCCCCTGCACAACCGCGATCGCCCCACTATTGATATTTTACTAGCTCAAGAGGCGACAGATTATAATTTAGCAGAACTGGCTCGGTTGTGGATACGGTATCAAGGCTTTCCCGGTGCTAGAGATATTCAGCAAGACTTAAATAAAGTCTTACAGCATTGGGGTTTGACCGAAGCTGAATTATTTGCTAAGACTCGTCAACTTCATGATGTCGGTGGAATTTATAAAAGTCGCGGCAAGAAAGAAGAGCAAGATTGGAATTAG
- a CDS encoding AAA family ATPase codes for MTKLLLLIGLPGSGKSTWVKKLLAECPQIHLISTDSIRGQLFGNEAIQGHWLLIWREIRRQLHQAKNQGKTVIYDATNAQRRQRRKVILLARGFGFTHITALWADTPVWLCLARNRKRDRQVPEAVIFKMHRQLRDAPPTLEEGLDSIIRLSGLREYGNCTHATSENPT; via the coding sequence ATGACAAAACTCTTGTTGTTGATTGGTCTTCCTGGTAGCGGTAAGTCAACTTGGGTAAAAAAATTGCTTGCAGAATGCCCCCAGATACACCTGATTTCTACAGATAGTATTCGGGGGCAGTTGTTTGGCAATGAAGCGATTCAAGGGCATTGGCTGCTGATTTGGCGAGAAATTCGGCGGCAATTACACCAAGCTAAAAATCAAGGGAAAACGGTGATTTACGATGCTACCAATGCCCAGCGCCGCCAGCGCCGAAAAGTTATTCTCCTAGCGCGTGGGTTCGGTTTTACCCACATTACCGCGCTATGGGCAGATACTCCAGTGTGGCTGTGTTTAGCACGAAATCGAAAACGCGATCGCCAGGTTCCTGAAGCAGTCATCTTCAAAATGCATCGTCAGCTACGGGATGCACCCCCAACCTTAGAAGAAGGCCTCGACAGCATAATTCGTTTATCAGGATTGCGGGAGTACGGAAATTGCACTCATGCTACGAGCGAGAACCCCACTTGA
- a CDS encoding ATP-dependent Clp protease ATP-binding subunit — protein sequence MFEHFTSEAIKVIMLAQEEARRLGHNFVGTEQILLGLMGEGTGVAAKVLTELGVTLKEARREVEKIIGRGSGFVPPEIPFTPKVKSLFEQSFKEAHSLGHNYINTEHLLLGLTEAGEGVAAKVLQNLGVDLKSVRTAVVRHLGDNTTVFAAGNSGQKHTQTLSLEEFGRNLTKLAQEGRLDPIVGRDKEIERAIQILGRRTKSNPVLIGEPGVGKTAIAEGLAQRIINQDVPEVLQDKQVISLDMGLLVAGTRFRGDFEERIKKIVDEIRSVGNIILVIDEIHTLVGAGGTEGGLDAANILKPALARGELQCVGATTLDEYRQHIERDAALERRFQPIMVGEPTVEETIEILYGLRGAYEQHHKVTISDTAVIAAAELSDRYISDRFLPDKAIDLIDEAGSRVRLRNSQLSSNKELKRELAGVTKAKEEAVRVQDFDKAGNLRDQELELQNKLYAESEAGTAKTPVVDEEDIAQIVASWTGVPVNKLTESESELLLHLEDTLHQRLIGQEQAVTAVSRAIRRARVGLKNPNRPIASFIFSGPTGVGKTELAKALAAYFFGSEEAMIRLDMSEYMESHTVSKLIGSPPGYVGYDEGGQLTEAVRRKPYTVLLFDEIEKAHPDVFNMLLQLLDDGHLTDAKGRKVDFKNTLIILTSNIGSKVIEKGGGGLGFDFDNAADASYNRIRSLVNEELKAYFRPEFLNRLDEIIVFTQLSKGEVTQIADILLREVAGRLTEKGITLEVSDRFKELVVQEGYNPSYGARPLRRAIMRLLEDSLAEALLSGQITNGDTAIVDVDDDGQVQVRKSEQRELLLANVG from the coding sequence ATGTTTGAACACTTCACTTCCGAAGCAATTAAAGTAATTATGCTAGCTCAGGAGGAGGCACGTCGCCTGGGACACAACTTTGTAGGAACAGAGCAAATTCTCCTCGGGCTGATGGGAGAAGGAACTGGGGTTGCTGCTAAAGTGCTGACCGAATTGGGCGTTACTCTTAAAGAAGCACGTCGAGAGGTTGAAAAAATTATTGGTAGGGGTTCTGGGTTTGTACCACCAGAAATTCCTTTTACTCCTAAAGTAAAAAGCCTCTTTGAGCAATCATTTAAAGAAGCCCATAGTTTGGGGCACAATTACATTAATACAGAACACTTACTTTTAGGTTTAACCGAGGCTGGTGAAGGTGTCGCCGCCAAAGTACTGCAAAATCTGGGGGTTGACCTAAAAAGCGTCCGCACTGCTGTAGTTCGCCATTTAGGTGACAACACCACAGTTTTCGCCGCAGGTAATAGTGGTCAAAAGCACACCCAAACTCTCAGCCTGGAAGAATTTGGCAGAAATCTCACAAAACTAGCACAAGAAGGCAGACTTGATCCCATTGTCGGCCGCGATAAAGAAATTGAACGTGCAATTCAAATTCTCGGACGTAGAACTAAAAGCAATCCTGTCTTGATTGGGGAACCCGGCGTTGGTAAAACTGCGATCGCCGAAGGTCTAGCTCAACGCATTATCAATCAAGATGTGCCGGAAGTTCTGCAAGACAAGCAAGTTATCAGCCTTGATATGGGCTTGTTGGTTGCGGGAACTCGCTTCCGTGGGGACTTTGAAGAACGCATCAAGAAAATCGTTGATGAAATTCGCTCTGTCGGCAATATCATCCTGGTAATTGATGAAATTCACACATTAGTTGGTGCTGGGGGTACAGAAGGCGGTTTAGATGCAGCCAATATCCTCAAACCTGCTTTAGCTAGAGGTGAATTGCAATGTGTGGGCGCAACCACCTTGGATGAATATCGTCAGCACATCGAACGGGATGCAGCCCTAGAGCGGCGTTTCCAACCGATTATGGTTGGTGAACCGACTGTAGAAGAAACTATCGAAATTCTCTACGGCTTGCGGGGAGCTTACGAGCAACACCATAAAGTGACAATTTCCGACACAGCTGTAATAGCCGCAGCCGAATTGTCAGACCGCTATATTAGCGATCGCTTCTTACCTGATAAAGCCATAGACTTGATCGATGAAGCAGGTTCTCGCGTCCGCTTGAGGAACTCGCAGTTATCTTCTAACAAAGAACTCAAGCGCGAACTCGCTGGCGTGACCAAAGCTAAAGAAGAAGCTGTCAGAGTCCAAGATTTTGACAAAGCAGGTAACCTACGCGATCAAGAGTTGGAACTGCAAAACAAACTCTACGCTGAGTCAGAAGCGGGAACAGCTAAAACTCCCGTTGTCGATGAAGAAGACATTGCCCAAATTGTCGCTTCCTGGACTGGTGTACCAGTCAACAAGCTCACAGAATCAGAATCTGAGCTACTGTTGCACTTGGAAGATACACTGCATCAACGCCTCATCGGTCAAGAACAAGCAGTTACCGCCGTATCTCGAGCCATCCGTCGCGCCAGAGTTGGGTTAAAGAACCCCAATCGCCCCATCGCCAGCTTTATCTTCTCCGGCCCCACAGGTGTTGGTAAGACAGAATTGGCTAAAGCCTTAGCAGCTTACTTCTTTGGCTCCGAAGAAGCCATGATTCGCCTGGATATGTCCGAATACATGGAAAGCCATACAGTATCTAAGCTGATTGGTTCACCTCCAGGTTATGTAGGCTACGACGAAGGCGGACAACTAACAGAAGCAGTGCGGCGCAAACCATACACAGTGCTGCTATTTGATGAAATCGAAAAAGCGCACCCCGATGTATTCAATATGCTGCTGCAACTCTTGGATGACGGACACCTTACCGATGCGAAAGGTCGGAAAGTGGACTTCAAGAACACCTTAATTATCTTGACCTCTAATATCGGTTCCAAGGTAATTGAAAAAGGTGGCGGTGGATTAGGCTTCGACTTCGACAATGCAGCCGATGCTAGTTACAACCGCATCCGTAGCTTGGTTAACGAAGAACTCAAAGCTTACTTCCGTCCAGAGTTCCTCAACCGTCTTGATGAGATTATCGTCTTCACCCAGCTTTCTAAGGGTGAAGTTACACAAATTGCCGATATCTTATTACGCGAAGTTGCAGGTCGCTTGACAGAAAAAGGCATTACTTTAGAAGTGAGCGATCGCTTCAAAGAACTGGTAGTACAAGAAGGCTACAACCCCAGTTACGGTGCAAGACCGTTACGTCGAGCAATTATGCGCCTGTTGGAAGATTCTCTTGCGGAAGCGCTACTGTCTGGTCAAATCACCAATGGCGACACTGCAATTGTGGATGTTGACGACGACGGTCAAGTGCAAGTCCGTAAATCTGAACAACGCGAATTACTCTTGGCAAATGTTGGCTAA
- a CDS encoding peroxiredoxin produces MLTSTDFSGLFNERFFRNFLPIPAIYELRLDVGTPDFQLPDITNGTLVKLSNYRGKQPVLLAFTRIFTEKQYCPFCYPHIKSLNENYEEFQKRGIEVLMITSTDERQSQIVVKDLGLKMPLLSDPACKVFRRYRVGQALGAPLPAQFVLDQDGKLRYYHLFSFLDHNANIETLLAKF; encoded by the coding sequence ATGTTAACTTCAACAGATTTTAGCGGCTTATTCAATGAGCGCTTCTTCCGCAATTTTCTGCCAATTCCTGCTATTTATGAACTAAGATTAGATGTAGGAACACCAGATTTTCAACTGCCAGATATTACTAATGGTACTTTGGTAAAACTTTCAAATTACAGAGGCAAACAACCAGTTTTACTGGCGTTCACCAGAATATTTACAGAAAAGCAATATTGCCCTTTTTGCTATCCCCATATCAAATCTTTGAATGAGAACTACGAAGAATTTCAAAAGCGTGGGATAGAAGTTTTGATGATTACGAGTACGGATGAAAGGCAGAGTCAAATTGTTGTTAAAGATTTAGGCTTAAAAATGCCGTTATTGAGTGACCCTGCTTGTAAAGTATTTCGGAGATATAGAGTAGGACAAGCCTTAGGAGCGCCTTTACCAGCGCAGTTTGTATTAGATCAAGACGGAAAACTCCGTTATTATCATTTATTCTCTTTTTTGGATCATAATGCCAATATAGAGACACTACTAGCTAAGTTTTAG
- a CDS encoding glucose-1-phosphate adenylyltransferase, with product MKKVIAIILGGGAGTRLYPLTKLRAKPAVPVAGKYRLIDIPVSNCINSEIFKIYVLTQFNSASLNRHIARAYNFSGFSEGFVEVLAAQQTPENPNWFQGTADAVRQYIWLLEEWDAEEYLILSGDHLYRMDYREFVERHRETGADITLSVIPIDDRRASDFGLMKIDQSGRVIDFSEKPKGEALAQMRVDTTILGLSPEEAQRQPYIASMGIYVFKKDVLIKLLKESLESTDFGKEIIPDAAKDYNVQAYLFDDYWEDIGTIEAFYNANLALTQLPQPPFSFYDEEAPIYTRARYLPPTKLLDCQITQSLIGEGCILKNCRIQHSVLGVRSRVESGTVIEESLIMGADYYQSAIERRQCNTVPDEISVGICADSIIRRAIIDKNARIGCDVKIINKDNVQEADRESQGFYIRSGIVVVLKNAVIPDGTII from the coding sequence GTGAAAAAAGTTATAGCAATCATTCTCGGTGGTGGTGCAGGTACTCGCCTTTACCCGTTAACGAAACTACGTGCTAAACCAGCCGTACCAGTGGCAGGAAAGTACCGCTTAATCGATATCCCTGTCAGCAACTGCATAAATTCCGAAATATTTAAAATCTACGTCCTGACACAATTCAACTCAGCATCTCTGAATCGCCATATTGCTCGTGCCTACAATTTTAGTGGCTTCAGTGAAGGCTTTGTGGAAGTATTAGCAGCACAGCAAACACCAGAAAACCCCAATTGGTTCCAAGGTACGGCTGATGCTGTGCGTCAGTACATCTGGTTGTTGGAAGAATGGGATGCAGAGGAATATCTAATTCTGTCTGGCGATCACCTCTACCGCATGGATTACCGCGAGTTTGTCGAACGTCATAGAGAAACAGGTGCCGATATTACTCTCTCAGTTATTCCTATCGACGATCGCCGCGCTTCGGATTTCGGCTTGATGAAAATCGATCAATCCGGTAGAGTAATTGACTTTAGCGAAAAACCCAAGGGCGAAGCTTTAGCTCAAATGCGCGTTGATACTACAATCCTGGGATTAAGCCCAGAAGAAGCCCAACGCCAACCCTACATTGCCTCAATGGGAATTTATGTCTTTAAAAAAGATGTTTTGATCAAATTGCTGAAAGAATCTTTAGAAAGTACAGATTTCGGTAAAGAAATTATTCCTGATGCCGCTAAAGATTACAACGTTCAAGCTTACTTATTTGATGATTATTGGGAAGATATCGGAACCATTGAAGCCTTTTATAATGCCAATCTAGCCCTGACGCAATTACCCCAACCGCCCTTTAGTTTCTACGACGAAGAAGCGCCAATTTACACCCGCGCTCGTTACTTGCCTCCCACTAAGCTGTTAGATTGCCAGATTACCCAATCCTTGATTGGTGAAGGTTGTATACTGAAAAATTGTCGCATTCAACATTCAGTTTTAGGAGTGCGATCGCGCGTCGAATCTGGTACTGTCATCGAAGAATCCCTAATTATGGGTGCCGATTATTACCAATCTGCGATAGAACGCCGCCAATGCAATACAGTCCCAGATGAGATTTCTGTAGGTATTTGTGCAGATAGCATCATCCGCCGTGCGATTATCGATAAAAACGCTCGCATCGGTTGTGATGTGAAAATTATCAATAAAGACAACGTCCAAGAAGCAGATCGTGAAAGCCAAGGCTTCTATATCCGCAGTGGTATTGTAGTCGTGTTGAAAAATGCTGTAATTCCTGATGGCACAATCATTTAG
- a CDS encoding DnaJ C-terminal domain-containing protein, translating to MAATDFKDYYAILGVSKTASPEEIKQAFRKLARKFHPDVNPGNKQAEASFKEVNEAYEVLSDPDKRKKYDQFGQYWKQAGQGFPSGAGVDMGGFDFSQYGSFNDFLNELFGGAGPRSSRQNYSYSTSTNASSRRPGGFGGFNDFGFQDVGAGASQDSEATITLSFAEAFAGIQKRFSLGNETIDVRIPAGAKAGTRLRVRGKGQINPMTQQRGDLYLKVELQPHSFFQFEGDNLVCEVPITPDEAALGASIDVPTPDGSVNVKLPAGVRSGQSLRLRGKGWPLAKGGRGDQLVKVAIVPPKDMSQQEREYYEKIRAIRTYNPRSHLQQIKL from the coding sequence ATGGCTGCAACCGACTTCAAAGACTATTACGCAATTTTGGGAGTTAGTAAGACTGCCAGTCCAGAGGAAATTAAACAAGCTTTTCGTAAATTAGCCCGCAAGTTTCACCCTGATGTCAACCCAGGCAATAAACAGGCAGAGGCGAGTTTTAAAGAAGTGAACGAAGCCTACGAGGTTTTGTCAGACCCAGACAAGCGCAAAAAGTACGATCAATTTGGTCAATACTGGAAACAAGCTGGTCAAGGCTTCCCCTCTGGTGCAGGTGTGGATATGGGTGGTTTTGACTTCAGCCAATACGGTAGTTTTAATGACTTCCTGAATGAGCTATTTGGTGGCGCTGGCCCTCGCAGTAGCCGTCAAAACTATTCTTATAGTACTTCCACAAATGCTTCTTCCAGAAGACCAGGTGGTTTTGGCGGTTTTAACGATTTTGGTTTCCAAGATGTTGGTGCAGGAGCTAGTCAAGATAGTGAAGCCACAATTACACTAAGTTTTGCTGAAGCATTTGCAGGCATTCAAAAGCGTTTTAGTCTTGGTAATGAAACCATAGATGTACGCATACCTGCAGGTGCTAAAGCTGGTACGCGTTTGCGTGTGCGCGGTAAAGGTCAAATTAATCCCATGACTCAACAACGGGGCGATTTGTACTTAAAAGTTGAACTTCAGCCGCACTCCTTCTTCCAATTTGAAGGCGATAATCTTGTCTGTGAAGTTCCCATTACACCCGATGAAGCTGCCTTAGGCGCTTCTATTGATGTTCCTACACCCGATGGTTCAGTAAATGTGAAACTGCCTGCGGGAGTACGTTCTGGCCAATCCTTGCGTTTGCGTGGTAAAGGTTGGCCCCTAGCCAAGGGTGGACGTGGCGATCAGTTGGTGAAGGTGGCAATTGTTCCACCAAAAGATATGAGCCAACAAGAGCGCGAGTATTATGAAAAAATCCGAGCTATACGTACCTACAACCCCCGCAGTCATTTGCAGCAAATCAAGCTATAA
- a CDS encoding Uma2 family endonuclease has translation MTQAKQQFQSFEEYLTYDDGTEKLYELFNGELIEVPPESGKNIAIAVFLLLKFAAIVGHLRVRPHGLELEVRGEPRNRYPDLTIIRTEHIQQLEQRNTLRLSMAPPLLVIEIVSPGELQRDRDYIAKRIQYQDREIPEYWIVDPQLETVLILELTGNVYTEFNTFKGENRICSPLFGELELTTNQIFTASN, from the coding sequence ATGACCCAAGCCAAACAGCAGTTTCAAAGCTTTGAAGAGTACCTGACCTACGATGATGGAACGGAGAAGCTGTATGAGCTATTTAACGGAGAGTTGATCGAAGTGCCGCCAGAATCAGGAAAAAATATTGCGATCGCGGTTTTCTTGCTGCTAAAATTTGCTGCCATCGTCGGTCATCTGAGAGTAAGACCCCACGGGCTAGAATTAGAAGTACGCGGAGAACCGCGAAATCGTTACCCTGATTTAACTATTATCCGCACTGAACATATTCAGCAGTTAGAGCAACGTAATACTCTTAGACTGTCAATGGCTCCCCCTTTGCTTGTGATTGAAATCGTCAGTCCTGGTGAGTTACAGCGTGACCGAGACTACATAGCCAAACGCATACAATATCAGGATCGAGAAATTCCTGAATACTGGATAGTAGATCCCCAACTGGAAACAGTTTTAATCTTAGAACTTACTGGTAATGTTTACACAGAATTCAATACTTTTAAAGGTGAAAATCGCATCTGTTCGCCCTTATTTGGGGAACTTGAACTGACAACAAATCAAATATTTACAGCCAGCAATTAA
- a CDS encoding Uma2 family endonuclease, which produces MSSAQDFAIISEDAPEDVIFPPGDLYSDEPPLETELHLRQILLLIECLEWCWKERQDFYACGNMTVYYSPRQRKSEQFRGPDFFVVLNTERKTRKSWVVWEEDGKYPNVIVEILSDKTAATDRGLKKEIYQDIWRTPDYFWFDPESLEFQGFHLLDGRYQPLQANEAGLLWSQQLGLYLGIHESKLRFFSTDGKLIPTPAEAAQQEQVQRQKAEQEREQAQQQLAEMEAMLARYRERFGELPE; this is translated from the coding sequence ATGTCTTCTGCTCAAGATTTCGCCATAATTTCAGAAGACGCACCAGAAGATGTTATATTTCCTCCTGGTGACTTATACAGTGATGAACCGCCTTTGGAAACAGAACTACATCTGCGGCAAATACTGCTATTAATTGAGTGTTTGGAATGGTGCTGGAAAGAGCGTCAAGATTTCTACGCTTGTGGAAATATGACAGTTTATTACAGTCCCCGTCAGCGCAAGTCTGAGCAATTTCGCGGCCCTGATTTTTTCGTGGTTTTAAATACCGAGCGTAAAACACGCAAAAGCTGGGTAGTTTGGGAAGAAGATGGTAAATATCCCAATGTGATTGTCGAGATTCTTTCTGACAAAACAGCCGCGACTGATAGAGGATTGAAAAAAGAAATTTATCAAGATATTTGGCGGACTCCCGACTATTTTTGGTTTGACCCTGAAAGTTTAGAATTTCAAGGTTTTCATTTATTAGATGGACGTTATCAACCACTCCAAGCAAATGAAGCTGGTTTGTTATGGAGTCAGCAATTAGGGTTATATTTGGGAATTCATGAATCAAAGTTGCGCTTTTTCTCTACTGATGGAAAACTCATACCCACGCCAGCAGAAGCAGCACAGCAAGAGCAAGTACAACGCCAAAAAGCTGAACAAGAAAGGGAACAAGCGCAACAGCAACTTGCAGAAATGGAGGCTATGCTGGCTCGTTATCGAGAAAGGTTTGGTGAGTTACCTGAATAA